The Lycium ferocissimum isolate CSIRO_LF1 chromosome 1, AGI_CSIRO_Lferr_CH_V1, whole genome shotgun sequence genome includes a region encoding these proteins:
- the LOC132056347 gene encoding uncharacterized protein LOC132056347: MSSSENPEIVERGLFKDKEKEEKEDKKDEQKGGFIEKVKDFIQDIGEKIEETIGFGKPTADVAAIHIPHINLKTAEIVVDVLVKNPNPIPIPLIDINYLIESDGRKLLSGLIPDAGTIHAHGSETVKIPLNLVYDDIKTTYSSIKPGSIIPYKIKVDLIVDVPVFGRLTIPLEKSGEIPVPYKPDIDLEKIHFEKFSFEETVAVLKLKVDNKNDFDLGLKSLDYDVWLSDVNVGGADLEKSATLEKNGISHIDLPITFRPKEFGSALWDMIRGRGTGYSMKGNINVDTPFGPMKLPISKEGGTTRLKKNKEDGGDDDEDED; encoded by the exons ATGTCGTCTTCGGAAAATCCAGAGATTGTCGAAAGGGGTCTTTTCAAGGAcaaggagaaggaggagaaagAAGACAAGAAAGATGAGCAAAAGGGTGGTTTTATTGAAAAAGTAAAGGACTTCATCCAGGATATTGGTGAGAAAATCGAGGAAACAATAGGTTTTGGAAAACCAACTGCAGATGTCGCTGCAATTCATATTCCTCATATCAATCTTAAAACGGCTGAAATAGTTGTTGACGTGCTTGTGAAGAACCCGAACCCCATCCCAATTCCTCTTATTGACATAAACTACTTAATCGAGAGTGATGGAAGGAAACTGCTTTCTGGATTGATCCCTGATGCTGGAACAATACATGCACATGGTTCGGAGACCGTCAAAATACCACTTAATCTGGTTTATGATGACATCAAAACTACATACAGCTCTATAAAGCCTGGAAGCATCATTCCGTATAAGATCAAGGTTGACCTCATAGTTGATGTGCCTGTTTTTGGTAGGCTAACTATTCCTCTTGAGAAAAGTGGCGAGATTCCTGTACCTTACAAGCCAGATATTGATCTTGAGAAAATCCATTTCGAGAAGTTCTCTTTCGAGGAAACTGTAGCAGTTCTTAAGTTAAAGGTGGATAACAAGAACGACTTTGATCTGGGGCTCAAAAGCCTTGATTACGATGTCTGGCTCTCCGATGTCAATGTTGGTGGTGCAGATCTTGAGAAATCGGCTACTCTTGAAAAAAATGGAATCAGCCATATCGATCTTCCCATAACCTTCAGGCCCAAGGAATTTGGCTCTGCTCTTTGGGACATGATCAGAGGGAGAGGTACTGGCTATTCCATGAAAGGTAACATAAATGTGGACACGCCCTTCGGACCAATGAAGTTGCCCATTAGCAAGGAGGGGGGTACAACCCGTCTCAAGAAGAACAAAGAAGATGGGGGAGACGATGATGAAGATGAG GATTGA